The following coding sequences lie in one Flagellimonas eckloniae genomic window:
- a CDS encoding sigma-54-dependent transcriptional regulator — protein sequence MSKILVIEDESAIRRVLVKILSEESDTYNVQEAEDGLKGIEAVKKEDFDLVLCDIKMPKMDGVEVLEAARKIKPEIPFIMISGHGDLDTAVNTMRLGAFDYISKPPDLNRLLTTVRNALDRKELEVENKILKKKVSKNYEMVGESDSIEVIKDMIEKVAPTDARVLITGSNGTGKELVAHWLHEKSPRYSAPFIEVNCAAIPSELIESELFGHVKGAFTSAVKDRAGKFEAANKGTIFLDEIGDMSLSAQAKVLRALQENKISRVGSDKDIKVDVRVLAATNKDLKKEIEDGKFREDLYHRLAVILIKVPALNERRDDIPILIDHFSKKIASEQGTSPKEFSKKAIQLLKGYDWTGNVRELRNVVERLIILGGKEVSEEDVKLFASK from the coding sequence ATGTCAAAAATTTTGGTAATAGAGGATGAATCCGCCATTAGAAGGGTTTTGGTAAAAATATTGAGTGAGGAAAGCGATACCTATAATGTACAGGAAGCTGAGGATGGCCTAAAGGGTATTGAAGCAGTTAAAAAAGAAGACTTTGATTTGGTGTTGTGCGATATTAAAATGCCAAAAATGGATGGAGTTGAGGTACTTGAGGCGGCTCGGAAGATAAAACCAGAAATTCCTTTTATCATGATTTCCGGTCATGGCGATTTGGATACAGCCGTGAACACTATGCGCCTAGGGGCCTTTGACTATATATCCAAACCACCAGATTTAAACCGATTGTTGACAACGGTACGTAATGCCCTTGATCGCAAGGAATTGGAGGTTGAGAATAAAATCCTAAAAAAGAAGGTTTCCAAAAATTATGAAATGGTTGGGGAAAGTGACTCCATAGAAGTCATTAAAGATATGATAGAGAAGGTGGCTCCTACAGATGCTCGAGTTTTGATTACCGGTTCCAACGGAACAGGAAAAGAATTGGTTGCGCACTGGTTACATGAGAAAAGTCCTCGTTATTCCGCTCCATTTATAGAGGTTAATTGCGCTGCAATTCCATCAGAATTAATTGAAAGTGAACTTTTTGGACATGTTAAAGGTGCATTTACATCGGCAGTGAAGGATAGGGCAGGTAAATTTGAAGCAGCAAATAAGGGCACAATTTTTTTAGATGAGATTGGAGACATGAGCCTATCGGCCCAAGCGAAGGTTTTGAGAGCATTGCAGGAAAATAAAATTTCCAGGGTTGGTTCCGATAAAGATATTAAGGTAGATGTTAGGGTTCTGGCCGCGACCAACAAGGATTTAAAAAAGGAAATTGAAGATGGTAAGTTTCGAGAGGATCTGTATCACCGTTTGGCGGTAATTTTGATAAAGGTACCCGCATTAAATGAAAGGAGGGATGATATTCCCATATTGATTGACCATTTTTCAAAAAAAATAGCTTCAGAGCAAGGTACTTCACCAAAAGAATTTTCAAAAAAGGCAATCCAACTTTTAAAAGGATATGATTGGACAGGAAATGTTCGTGAACTCCGCAATGTTGTGGAGCGGTTAATCATATTGGGAGGCAAAGAAGTTTCTGAGGAAGATGTAAAATTATTTGCCAGTAAATAA